The Spiroplasma apis B31 genomic sequence ATTAGTTAAGGCATTTATAAATGTTGATTTTCCAACGTTACTTCTTCCGATGAAACAAACTTCATTAACATTGTCTTGTATTCATCCACTTTTTTGAGCTGCTGATTTTATAAATTTAGCTTGTTTTATCATATATTATTCCTGATCTATAATTAATCCTTTTGTATTTTTTCAAAGGGTTTAATTAAATTTTTAAATTCCTTATCCAAGTTTTGGAAAGGATCTTTAGTTGACTTTTCACTAATTAATACTACTTCGTAGTAGTATTTATTCAAATCTGCTACATATTTTTCTTGCTTTTCTATTTGTTTTTCGGTTACTTCATTATCAACGTTATCACCGTAATAACTTTCTTTAAGGGATTTCAGGAAAGTTTCTTGCATTTCTAAGTATGAAAAAAAGTCTTCTTTTTTAATTTTTTTAATATTCTTTTTTGAAAATAACTTTTTTTCCTCTTTATTTAAAAATGTTTTCATCATTTCGACTTCCGACCTTTCTTTAATATTATTATAATTATAATTTAAAGAGTAAGAAAAATTGTATATTATTTTAATAAGTTTAGTTTACCTTAAATCAATCATATAATTCTCAATGATATTTGATAGTCATTGTTTCAATGTTTTCCTCTTCATTTTTGAATGTAATTATAAGTGATTTTCTTCTTAATGTTGGTTGAATCGATATTATAGATTCCTTAGAAATTAAATTATTTATAAAAAAATAATTGCCTTGATATTCTGCAATATACATAGAATTAATTATTTTTTGACCAGTTAATATTATTAACAAAATAATCAAAATATAAAATAAGTATAAGATATTAAAAACCAAACCAAGATGGTGCTTATCATTTTCCCCAAGAACCAAGGACATTGTTCCTAAAGTTATATTAACTGATAAAAAGAAAGGTACAATAAAGCAAATTGTTCAATAAAACAGATGATAAACTGGTTTTCTTATATATACACGATCTTTATCTAGTTTTTGCAATTTCCTTAATCTAATAATAGTGATTGTTAACATTGATAAGTAAACTAATGTACAAATTAAAATCATAATTAACCCAGTAATTATTTTGGTTTTTGATATTATCATTTAATTATTACCTCCCTCTATAATTTTTTTGAATGTTGTAAGTAACTCGATATCCGAAATATTAATACGATATCTAACTTTCTCTAGAACAATTTCAATTCCATTATATCAAGTCTTATCAATATTATAAGTTGCCCCATAAATATTTTTTATCTTTGTTATAGGGAACTGTATAAATTCATTTGGTGTTTCAAACAACACGCGATTATTAGTGACAAAAATACTAGTTACTAGACAACTTTTCTTATGTTTTATATATATTAAAGAAAAATTATTTTTTAAGGAGCGATAAAATTCAAATTTAGGATTTGCATCATTGATAGACTTTTTCTTTTGTTTCTTAATTATTGGATAAACATATAAGGGTATATTTGAAGCAAAATAGTAACACTCTTCATCTTTTGGCATTTCATATTTTACATCATATGTTTTTAAAGTAAAATCTGGATCAACATTCTTTAATATTTGAGTGTATTCTTTATTTAAAGACAAATAATTTTTATGTCTTACCTTATATATTATCGCCAAGGAACCTGTAATTAATAAAGCAAATATTCATATAATTATTATTATTACTAGCATTTTTTCTTTATAACCCATAGTTTTACTCCACTATTAACTTTCTTTTTCATTAAAAGAAACTATTTTTATTTTATAATTAATCTCATCATTTTAATATAAAATAAATCACTTGTAAAAAATAAACAAGTGATTTATCGAAAACAATATAAATTTAATACTGATATATACGCTTATTTTTGAACACTCTTAAAAACACACATGCAAACACTGTTGTACCAGTATATTGTATACATTCATTTATTAGTGATTGAATTGCTCTACTACCATCATATGTAATTCATGCATAAGGTACATAAATGAACACTGGTAGGTAAGCTATGTAAACCACAATGTACATAGTTATTTTTTTTTTAAGTAAAAAGACTATTAGAAAAATAAGTAACTTAACCACTATCGTGATTGGTATATATATTATACCTCCACTAGCTAAATCAATTAATATTCCCGAACAAACGGAGGCAAATACTAATATAAAAAAAGGAACTGTGTTAACTAATGATAAAGAAATAACTTCTGATAACTGAAGGATACCTTTACCTGTTTGTTTTGTAAAGTAACTAGATAGCATTCCTAAAACAACCATAAGACTTGTTAAAAATGCAATCATAACCATATTTTTAGTATTTATTTTTTTATTCAAACGAATCACCCCTATTAAAATAATTTATAATTCCTAATGT encodes the following:
- a CDS encoding ECF transporter S component family protein, which gives rise to MNKKINTKNMVMIAFLTSLMVVLGMLSSYFTKQTGKGILQLSEVISLSLVNTVPFFILVFASVCSGILIDLASGGIIYIPITIVVKLLIFLIVFLLKKKITMYIVVYIAYLPVFIYVPYAWITYDGSRAIQSLINECIQYTGTTVFACVFLRVFKNKRIYQY